One genomic window of Opisthocomus hoazin isolate bOpiHoa1 chromosome 16, bOpiHoa1.hap1, whole genome shotgun sequence includes the following:
- the DNAJC11 gene encoding dnaJ homolog subfamily C member 11 isoform X2, translating to MLYHPDKHRDPELKTQAERLFNLVHQAYEVLSDPQTRAIYDIYGRRGLEMEGWEVVERKRTPAEIREEFERLQREREERRLQQRTNPKGTISVGIDATDLFDRYDEEYEDVPGSSFPQIEINKMHISQSIEAPLTATDTAILSGNLSTQNGNGGGSINLALRRVTSAKGWGELEFGAGDLQGPLFGLKIFRNLTPRCFITTNCALQFSSRGIRPGLTTVLARNLDKNTMGYLQWRWGIQSAMNTSIVRDTKTSHFTVALQLGIPHSFMMVSYQHKFQDEDQTRVKGSLKTGFFGTIVEYGAERKISRHSILGATVSVGVPQGVSLKIKLNRASQTYFFPVHLTDQLLPSAVFYATVGPLVIYFAMHRLIIKPYLRAQKERELEKQRESTASDILQKKQEAEAAVRLMQESVRRIIEAEEARMGLIVVNAWYGKFVNDNSRKNEKVKVIDVTVPLQCLVKDSKLILTEASKAGLPGFYDPCVGEEKSLKVLYQFRGVLHQVMSADNEALRIPKQSHRIDADG from the exons ATGCTGTACCATCCAGACAAGCACAGAGACCCGGAGCTCAAAACACAAGCTGAGCGGCTGTTTAACCTTGTTCACCAAGCTTATGAAG TGCTTAGTGATCCACAGACCAGAGCCATCTATGACATATATGGGAGGAGAGGACTGGAAATGGAAGGATGGGAG GTTGTGGAAAGGAAGAGAACTCCAGCTGAAATCAGGGAAGAATTTGAGCGtttgcagagagagagggaagagagaagacTGCAGCAGCGAACTAATCCAAAG GGAACAATTAGTGTTGGAATAGATGCCACTGACCTCTTTGATCGTTACGATGAAGAGTACGAAGATGTGCCTGGGAGCAGCTTTCCCCAGATTGAGATAAACAAAATGCACATATCCCAGTCCATTGAG GCACCACTGACTGCCACGGACACAGCAATACTGTCTGGTAACCTTTCCACCCAGAATGGGAATGGAGGTGGATCAATTAATCTTGCTCTGAGACGAGTGACATCTGCCAAGGGATGGGGAGAG TTGGAGTTTGGAGCAGGAGACCTTCAGGGACCTCTCTTCGGTTTGAAGATATTCCGTAATCTTACACCAAGATG TTTCATCACTACAAACTGTGCCCTGCAGTTTTCGTCCCGTGGGATCCGCCCAGGCCTCACCACGGTCCTAGCCCGCAACCTCGACAAGAACACAATGGGGTACTTGCAGTGGCGGTGGGGCATCCAGTCAGCCATGAACACTAGTATTGTCCGGGATACAAAAACCAGCCATTTCACCGTGGCGTTACAG CTGGGAATCCCCCATTCTTTCATGATGGTCAGTTATCAGCATAAGTTTCAGGATGAGGATCAAACACGAGTGAAAGGTTCTCTCAA GACGGGTTTCTTTGGGACCATAGTGGAGTATGGAGCAGAGAGGAAGATTTCCAGGCACAGCATTTTAGGAGCCACCGTCAGTGTTGGTGTTCCTCAAGGAGTGTCTTTGAAAATCAA GTTGAATAGGGCTAGCCAGACCTACTTCTTCCCTGTCCACCTAACAGACCAGCTGCTTCCCAGTGCTGTATTCTATGCCACCGTGGGACCTCTAGTTATCTACTTCGCCATGCATAGGCTAATCATCAAACCCTACCTCAGGGCACAAAAGGAGAG agagctggagaaacaaAGGGAGAGTACAGCTAGCGACATCCTTCAGAAGAAGCAGGAAGCTGAAGCTGCG GTTCGGTTAATGCAAGAGTCCGTCCGGAGGATAATTGAAGCGGAGGAAGCCAGAATGG GTTTGATTGTCGTGAACGCCTGGTATGGGAAGTTTGTTAATGACAACAGCAGGAAGAATGAGAAGGTGAAAGTAATAGATGTGACTGTGCCCCTGCAGTGCTTGGTGAAAGACTCTAAACTCATCCTTACAGAGGCATCCAAG GCTGGGCTGCCAGGTTTCTACGACCCCTGCGTGGGTGAGGAAAAGAGTTTGAAAGTGCTTTATCAGTTCCGAGGAGTTCTGCACCAAGTGATGTCAGCTGACAATGAGGCCCTTAGGATACCAAAGCAAT CTCACAGAATCGACGCAGATGGCTaa
- the DNAJC11 gene encoding dnaJ homolog subfamily C member 11 isoform X1 produces the protein MAAALGEEVPDNEDYYSLLNVRREATQEELKAAYRRLCMLYHPDKHRDPELKTQAERLFNLVHQAYEVLSDPQTRAIYDIYGRRGLEMEGWEVVERKRTPAEIREEFERLQREREERRLQQRTNPKGTISVGIDATDLFDRYDEEYEDVPGSSFPQIEINKMHISQSIEAPLTATDTAILSGNLSTQNGNGGGSINLALRRVTSAKGWGELEFGAGDLQGPLFGLKIFRNLTPRCFITTNCALQFSSRGIRPGLTTVLARNLDKNTMGYLQWRWGIQSAMNTSIVRDTKTSHFTVALQLGIPHSFMMVSYQHKFQDEDQTRVKGSLKTGFFGTIVEYGAERKISRHSILGATVSVGVPQGVSLKIKLNRASQTYFFPVHLTDQLLPSAVFYATVGPLVIYFAMHRLIIKPYLRAQKERELEKQRESTASDILQKKQEAEAAVRLMQESVRRIIEAEEARMGLIVVNAWYGKFVNDNSRKNEKVKVIDVTVPLQCLVKDSKLILTEASKAGLPGFYDPCVGEEKSLKVLYQFRGVLHQVMSADNEALRIPKQSHRIDADG, from the exons atggcggcggccTTGGGGGAGGAGGTGCCGGACAACGAGGACTACTACTCGCTGCTCAACGTGCGGCGGGAG GCCACTCAGGAAGAGCTAAAAGCTGCCTACCGCCGACTGTGTATGCTGTACCATCCAGACAAGCACAGAGACCCGGAGCTCAAAACACAAGCTGAGCGGCTGTTTAACCTTGTTCACCAAGCTTATGAAG TGCTTAGTGATCCACAGACCAGAGCCATCTATGACATATATGGGAGGAGAGGACTGGAAATGGAAGGATGGGAG GTTGTGGAAAGGAAGAGAACTCCAGCTGAAATCAGGGAAGAATTTGAGCGtttgcagagagagagggaagagagaagacTGCAGCAGCGAACTAATCCAAAG GGAACAATTAGTGTTGGAATAGATGCCACTGACCTCTTTGATCGTTACGATGAAGAGTACGAAGATGTGCCTGGGAGCAGCTTTCCCCAGATTGAGATAAACAAAATGCACATATCCCAGTCCATTGAG GCACCACTGACTGCCACGGACACAGCAATACTGTCTGGTAACCTTTCCACCCAGAATGGGAATGGAGGTGGATCAATTAATCTTGCTCTGAGACGAGTGACATCTGCCAAGGGATGGGGAGAG TTGGAGTTTGGAGCAGGAGACCTTCAGGGACCTCTCTTCGGTTTGAAGATATTCCGTAATCTTACACCAAGATG TTTCATCACTACAAACTGTGCCCTGCAGTTTTCGTCCCGTGGGATCCGCCCAGGCCTCACCACGGTCCTAGCCCGCAACCTCGACAAGAACACAATGGGGTACTTGCAGTGGCGGTGGGGCATCCAGTCAGCCATGAACACTAGTATTGTCCGGGATACAAAAACCAGCCATTTCACCGTGGCGTTACAG CTGGGAATCCCCCATTCTTTCATGATGGTCAGTTATCAGCATAAGTTTCAGGATGAGGATCAAACACGAGTGAAAGGTTCTCTCAA GACGGGTTTCTTTGGGACCATAGTGGAGTATGGAGCAGAGAGGAAGATTTCCAGGCACAGCATTTTAGGAGCCACCGTCAGTGTTGGTGTTCCTCAAGGAGTGTCTTTGAAAATCAA GTTGAATAGGGCTAGCCAGACCTACTTCTTCCCTGTCCACCTAACAGACCAGCTGCTTCCCAGTGCTGTATTCTATGCCACCGTGGGACCTCTAGTTATCTACTTCGCCATGCATAGGCTAATCATCAAACCCTACCTCAGGGCACAAAAGGAGAG agagctggagaaacaaAGGGAGAGTACAGCTAGCGACATCCTTCAGAAGAAGCAGGAAGCTGAAGCTGCG GTTCGGTTAATGCAAGAGTCCGTCCGGAGGATAATTGAAGCGGAGGAAGCCAGAATGG GTTTGATTGTCGTGAACGCCTGGTATGGGAAGTTTGTTAATGACAACAGCAGGAAGAATGAGAAGGTGAAAGTAATAGATGTGACTGTGCCCCTGCAGTGCTTGGTGAAAGACTCTAAACTCATCCTTACAGAGGCATCCAAG GCTGGGCTGCCAGGTTTCTACGACCCCTGCGTGGGTGAGGAAAAGAGTTTGAAAGTGCTTTATCAGTTCCGAGGAGTTCTGCACCAAGTGATGTCAGCTGACAATGAGGCCCTTAGGATACCAAAGCAAT CTCACAGAATCGACGCAGATGGCTaa